One Phaseolus vulgaris cultivar G19833 chromosome 2, P. vulgaris v2.0, whole genome shotgun sequence DNA window includes the following coding sequences:
- the LOC137811615 gene encoding uncharacterized protein encodes MSEVDFEPQHPRLFIPNFLSLDECRELEFIHKSSSTVGYRPNVFSTTLSHLIATNSSHFVIPFIPIRERLKDRLEEFFKCEYELFIEFTGLISWSKGASIGWHSDNNRPYLKQRHFSAVCYLNTYGKDFSGGIFHFQDGEPTSIVPKAGDVVMYTADDHNIHSVDEITEGERLTVALWFSRDGSHDEDKKLISLLSQHLLRKNVADSYIPLPASDNMYWFSHGQASDHQFGFNICWARLHVLGYDIYISQDSGCESDVSELLVKPVHLVRGSELLDQEFVNIMHALQVVHFYCWKGSALLNKVSNIDSKVVKVTDVQREKISGLNSVLSNDDDFASKVFYNMLSEENGCICFDWSGILAAVAAWEDYAVNLSQQIHLQFPYWRMYESIYNVQLDE; translated from the exons ATGTCCGAGGTTGATTTTGAACCTCAACATCCACGCCTCTTCATCCCCAACTTTCTCTCCCTTGACGAATGCAGA GAATTGGAGTTCATCCACAAGAGTAGCAGCACCGTGGGTTACAGACCCAATGTCTTCTCCACCACTCTCTCCCATCTCATAGCTACCAATTCTTCCCATTTCGTCATTCCTTTTATACCCATTAGAG AAAGGTTGAAAGACAGGCTAGAGGAGTTTTTCAAGTGTGAGTATGAGCTCTTCATTGAATTCACTGGTTTAATCAG CTGGAGCAAAGGAGCAAGCATTGGATGGCATAGTGATAATAACAGGCCCTATCTCAAACAACGTCACTTCTCA GCAGTGTGCTATTTAAATACTTATGGCAAGGATTTCAGTGGTGGGATATTTCACTTCCAGGATGGTGAGCCCACGTCAATTGTGCCAAAGGCCGGA GATGTTGTGATGTATACAGCAGATGACCATAACATTCATTCTGTCGATGAG ATAACTGAAGGAGAAAGGCTCACAGTTGCTTTATGGTTCAGTCGTGATGGCTCCCATGACGAGGACAAGAAGCTCATTTCTCTTCTTTCACAACACCTATTGCGTAAGAACGTGGCTGATTCATACATACCTTTGCCCGCATCCGATAATATGTACTGGTTTTCTCATGGCCAAGCTTCCGATCACCAGTTTGGTTTTAATATATGCTGGGCTAGACTGCATGTTCTTGGATATGACATATATATTTCTCAAGACAGTGGCTGTGAGTCTGATGTCTCTGAGTTACTGGTAAAGCCAGTGCATTTAGTGAGGGGAAGTGAGTTGCTAGATCAGGAATTTGTCAATATTATGCATGCACTTCAG GTTGTGCATTTCTATTGTTGGAAAGGTTCAGCTTTACTGAATAAGGTATCAAATATAGACTCCAAGGTAGTAAAAGTGACAGATGTGCAGAGAGAGAAAATCAGTGGTCTGAATTCTGTACTTTCGAATGATGATGATTTTGCTTCCAAAGTTTTCTATAATATGCTTTCGGAAGAAAATGGGTGCATTTGCTTTGACTGGTCAGGAATTCTGGCTGCAGTAGCTGCTTGGGAAGATTATGCAGTGAACTTAAGCCAACAAATTCATTTACAGTTTCCTTACTGGAGAATGTATGAATCTATCTATAATGTCCAATTAGATGAGTAG